TGCCCCTTCAGGTGGACGCGCAGCACGGCGTCCCACTCATCTTCGCTACTGCTGACGAACATGCGATCGCGTAGGAAACCGGCGTTGTTCACGACCACGTCGAGTCCGCCGAAGCTGTCGAGGGCGCATTGCACGATGCGCTTTCCGCCTTCCATTTCGGCGACGTCGTCTCCGTTGGCCACCGCTTCGCCGCCCAGCGTCCGGATCTCCTCGACGACCTCCTGAGCGGGCCCCGCGGATCCGCCCTGGCCGTCGGCTTCGACGCCCAGGTCATTGACGAGCACCTTTGCGCCCTCGCGGGCGAAAAGCAGCGCGTGTGCGCGACCGATTCCGCGCGCCGCTCCGGTGATGACGACGACGCGCCCTTCACAGATACCCATCTCAGAGACGCTCGATGATCGTGACGTTGGCCTGTCCCCCGCCTTCGCACATCGTCTGCAGGCCGTAACGTCCGCCCGTGCGCTCCAGTTCGTGCAAGAGCGTGGTCATCAGGCGCGCGCCCGTAGCCCCCAACGGATGTCCCAGCGCAATCGCGCCGCCGTTCACATTGACCTTGGCGAGATCGGCGCCGGTTTCCTTTTGCCAGGCCAGAACCACCGAGGCGAAGGCTTCATTGATCTCGATCAGATCGATGTCCGCCATGCTCATGCCCGTCTTCTCGAAGGCCCAGGCGGTGGCCGGGATCGGCGCCGTCAACATCCAGACCGGATCTGCAGCGCGCACGCTCAGGTGGTGGATGCGCGCACGCGGCGACAGGCCGTGATCTTTCACCGCCTGTTCTGAAGCGATCAGCAGTGTACAGGCCGCGTCCGCGATCTGGCTCGACACCGCGGCCGTCACGCGACCGCCTTCGGTCAGCGGTTGCAGACCCGCCATGCGTTCGAGCGAGGAACCGCGACGCGGTGGCTCATCGGTGTCGAAACTTCCGTAAGGGGTGATCTCGCGTTTGAAGCGACCTTCGTCGATCGCGCTGATTGCGCGTTCATTGCTCTCGAGTGCGAAGCGCTCCATGTCTTCGCGCGAGATGTCCCACTTTTCCGCGATCATCTCCGCGGAGCGAAACTGGGAGACTTCCTGTGTTCCGTAGCGATCGATCCAGCCTTTGGAAGTGGAGAACGGATCTTCGAAGCCATAGGGCTGTCCGGCGAGCATGGCCGATGAGATCGGGATCTGGTTCATCTGCTGCACGCCGCCCGCCATGACCAGATCGTTGGTGCCACTGAGGACGGCCTGGGCCGCAAAGTGCACGGCCTGTTGCGATGAGCCGCATTGTCGGTCGATGGTAGTGCCCGGAACTTCTTCGGGCAGATCAGCTGCCAGCCAGCAGGTGCGCGCGATGTCACCCGCTTGCGGTCCGATCGTATCCACACAGCCGAAGATGACGTCTTCGACGGCGTGTGGGTCGACGCCCGTGCGTTCAACTGCAGCCTTGAGTACGTGCGCACCCAGATCGGCGGGGTGCTCTTGCGAGAGGCTGCCCTTCTTCTTGCCGATCGGAGTTCGGATTGCATCGATGATGTAGGCCTCGGCCATGTCTTCTCCTAAAAGGCGCGCTCAGGGCGCGCTGTAGCCAAAATTCTCGGCAGGTAGTGCGCCGTCGATGACCGCATCGGCGATGCGCGCGCGATGCCACGCGGAATTTCCCCAGGCCAGGTCGAGTGACCAGGCGCGGCGCATCCAGACGTGCAGGTCCTGCTCCCAGGTGTAGCCGATTGCGCCGTGGACCTGTAGTGCGATGCGTCCCGCTGCGACGGCGGCTTCCGAAGCCGCCGCTTTGGCGCAGGAGACGTCAACCGATCGCCCCCGCGTGTCTCGCGCCAGCGAATGCGCCGCGCGATACACCAGGGACCGGGCGTACTCGAGCCTGACCTTCACGTCGGCCAGCATGTGTTTCACGGCCTGGAAGGAACCGATCTGCACGCCGAATTGCTTGCGCTCGCATGCATACGCCACGGCCAACTCGATCAGCTTGTCGGCGACTCCCAGTTGCTGCGCTGCGCAGGCCAGTGCCCCGCGATCGAGCGAGATCGCCAGCAGTGCGCGTCCGGCTTTGCCAGATGCGACGCGCGTTTCATCGTCGCGGGTCCAGTCGATTGCAAACAGGCGCTGCGAGGGATCGTTGGCCGGTTGCGCGGTGAGCGAAACCCGGTCTGCACTCAATGCGTGGATTTCGTCGCCGTGGCTGAGCAGGAGCAGATCCGCTACGTGGGCATCGGAGGTGAAGGCGTTCACATCGTGTTGCACGACTGCCAGGGCTTCGCCCGCGGCGATCTTCGCAAGCCATTGATCTGCGAGGCTGGAAGAGAGCGCGGTGATCAAGGGTGCGGCTACCGAGGTTTGTACCACGGGTTCGGCCAGGGCGGCCCGGCCCGTCTCTTCGATCAGCAAGACGCCGTCGATCTCGTTCATGCCCAGGCCACCGTGGTCTTCGGAGATCAGCAGTCCCGGGATACCGATCTCGGCCAGCCTTTTCCAGAACTCGGCCGAGCGGCCGGTGTCTTCGTTCCAGAGTTTGCGCACTTCATCGACGGGTAGTTCACTCGCCAGAAAGTCG
The bacterium genome window above contains:
- a CDS encoding acetyl-CoA C-acetyltransferase, whose translation is MAEAYIIDAIRTPIGKKKGSLSQEHPADLGAHVLKAAVERTGVDPHAVEDVIFGCVDTIGPQAGDIARTCWLAADLPEEVPGTTIDRQCGSSQQAVHFAAQAVLSGTNDLVMAGGVQQMNQIPISSAMLAGQPYGFEDPFSTSKGWIDRYGTQEVSQFRSAEMIAEKWDISREDMERFALESNERAISAIDEGRFKREITPYGSFDTDEPPRRGSSLERMAGLQPLTEGGRVTAAVSSQIADAACTLLIASEQAVKDHGLSPRARIHHLSVRAADPVWMLTAPIPATAWAFEKTGMSMADIDLIEINEAFASVVLAWQKETGADLAKVNVNGGAIALGHPLGATGARLMTTLLHELERTGGRYGLQTMCEGGGQANVTIIERL
- a CDS encoding acyl-CoA/acyl-ACP dehydrogenase, with product MNFGFSEDQLLLQQTVHDFLASELPVDEVRKLWNEDTGRSAEFWKRLAEIGIPGLLISEDHGGLGMNEIDGVLLIEETGRAALAEPVVQTSVAAPLITALSSSLADQWLAKIAAGEALAVVQHDVNAFTSDAHVADLLLLSHGDEIHALSADRVSLTAQPANDPSQRLFAIDWTRDDETRVASGKAGRALLAISLDRGALACAAQQLGVADKLIELAVAYACERKQFGVQIGSFQAVKHMLADVKVRLEYARSLVYRAAHSLARDTRGRSVDVSCAKAAASEAAVAAGRIALQVHGAIGYTWEQDLHVWMRRAWSLDLAWGNSAWHRARIADAVIDGALPAENFGYSAP